In one window of Egibacteraceae bacterium DNA:
- a CDS encoding RES family NAD+ phosphorylase: MPRTGRRRPLWRACDRRHDQPWWFSTRTGNPEPGRFDLQRPRGTCYWALSSATAIIEKIADPDQDDPPVVSVTALARLVVWRADRVGQARSKLADTTVASIPGLTGELATIVPDMLAWQWADAFDAAGHNGILYQARFARDECVALFGPDGAPEDAPPAEPTPVLDHYDTLPPGFRAGIGTVGAIKDLTRAPPP; encoded by the coding sequence GTGCCGAGGACAGGCCGCCGTCGGCCGCTGTGGCGAGCCTGCGACCGTCGCCATGACCAGCCGTGGTGGTTCTCGACGCGCACGGGCAACCCCGAGCCCGGTCGCTTCGACCTCCAACGCCCACGCGGCACCTGCTACTGGGCGCTGTCATCGGCCACGGCCATCATCGAGAAGATCGCCGATCCCGACCAGGACGACCCGCCGGTGGTGAGCGTGACGGCGCTCGCCAGGCTGGTGGTATGGCGCGCCGACCGGGTGGGACAGGCCCGCTCGAAGCTCGCGGACACCACCGTGGCTTCCATACCGGGACTCACCGGCGAACTGGCCACGATCGTCCCCGACATGCTGGCGTGGCAGTGGGCGGACGCGTTCGACGCAGCCGGCCACAACGGCATCCTCTACCAGGCCCGCTTCGCGCGTGACGAGTGCGTCGCCCTTTTCGGCCCCGACGGTGCCCCCGAGGACGCCCCGCCAGCAGAACCTACGCCGGTGTTGGACCACTACGACACCTTGCCTCCCGGGTTCCGCGCTGGGATCGGCACGGTCGGTGCCATCAAGGACCTCACCCGCGCGCCGCCACCGTGA